The Frondihabitans australicus genome includes a region encoding these proteins:
- the purM gene encoding phosphoribosylformylglycinamidine cyclo-ligase, producing MSSTPSNSSSSYAAAGVDTAAGDLAVELMKSAVSATHTSNVLGGVGGFAGLYDVSFLTKYERPLLATSTDGVGTKVAIAQALDKHDTIGQDLVGMVVDDIVVVGARPLFMTDYIACGKVVPTRIADIVKGIALACAKTGTALVGGETAEHPGLLGPDDYDVAGAATGVVEASAQLGPQLVGDGDVVLALESSGLHSNGFSLVRHILRSADLDYTDVNADLGPRSLGEALLEPTRLYTSPLLRVLENPEVAGAVHSLSHVTGGGIAANLARVLPVGSWVEVDRSTWSPLPVFRVLSDIAGSTLESSEGTWNLGIGMIAVVAAASAPAISAQLSGEGIRTWQVGTVSTSTRDLTGFEQGAKGVDGGAVRLVGSYAG from the coding sequence TTGAGCTCCACCCCCTCGAACTCCTCCAGTTCCTACGCCGCGGCCGGCGTCGACACGGCGGCCGGCGACCTGGCCGTCGAGCTGATGAAGTCGGCCGTGTCGGCCACCCACACCTCGAACGTCCTCGGCGGGGTCGGTGGGTTCGCGGGGCTCTACGACGTCTCCTTCCTCACGAAGTACGAGCGGCCGCTGCTGGCCACCTCCACCGACGGCGTGGGCACGAAGGTCGCGATCGCGCAGGCCCTCGACAAGCACGACACCATCGGCCAAGACCTCGTCGGCATGGTCGTCGACGACATCGTCGTGGTCGGCGCGCGCCCCCTCTTCATGACCGACTACATCGCCTGCGGCAAGGTCGTCCCGACCCGCATCGCCGACATCGTCAAGGGCATCGCGCTCGCCTGCGCCAAGACCGGCACCGCCCTCGTCGGCGGCGAGACCGCCGAGCACCCGGGCCTTCTCGGGCCCGACGACTACGACGTCGCGGGTGCCGCGACCGGCGTCGTCGAGGCGTCCGCGCAGCTCGGTCCGCAGCTCGTCGGCGACGGCGACGTCGTGCTCGCCCTCGAGTCGTCGGGGCTGCACTCCAACGGCTTCTCGCTCGTCCGCCACATCCTGCGCTCGGCCGACCTCGACTACACCGACGTGAACGCCGACCTCGGCCCCCGCTCGCTCGGCGAGGCGCTCCTCGAGCCCACGCGCCTCTACACGTCGCCCCTGCTCCGCGTCCTCGAGAACCCCGAGGTCGCAGGAGCCGTCCACTCGCTCAGCCACGTCACCGGCGGCGGCATCGCGGCGAACCTCGCCCGGGTGCTCCCCGTCGGCTCGTGGGTCGAGGTCGACCGGTCGACGTGGTCGCCTCTGCCGGTCTTCCGCGTGCTGAGCGACATCGCGGGGTCGACGCTCGAATCGAGCGAGGGCACCTGGAACCTCGGCATCGGGATGATCGCTGTCGTGGCGGCGGCCTCGGCTCCTGCGATCTCGGCGCAGCTGTCGGGCGAGGGGATCCGCACCTGGCAGGTCGGCACGGTGTCGACGTCCACGCGCGACCTCACCGGCTTCGAGCAGGGTGCGAAGGGCGTCGACGGCGGCGCCGTGCGCCTCGTCGGCTCCTACGCCGGCTGA
- a CDS encoding DUF3073 domain-containing protein, which yields MGRGRQKAKHTKVARELKYFSPETNYGALERELSTPHTDGDQYVDKWADDDEDEYVDTYADQYSDEDQPTHKTA from the coding sequence ATGGGGCGCGGCCGTCAAAAAGCCAAGCACACGAAGGTCGCTCGCGAGCTGAAGTACTTCAGCCCCGAGACGAATTACGGTGCGCTCGAACGAGAGCTGTCGACTCCTCACACCGACGGCGACCAGTACGTCGACAAGTGGGCGGACGACGACGAGGACGAGTACGTAGACACGTACGCCGACCAGTACTCCGACGAAGACCAGCCGACGCACAAAACTGCTTAG
- a CDS encoding NAD(P)-binding domain-containing protein produces the protein MVHDETAPPVSERTRVVIIGAGQAGLSVAYFLQRLGLKQGDDFVLLDRGPSTGGAWQFRWRSLRLGTAHRVNDLPGMSELGLSFDTADKTAPAKDVVGDYYDRYERHFGLRVRRPVDVRGLHDLGRDLAVRYLDARGESHEIVTQVVVNATGTWGSPFRPWYPGRDDFEGRQITTAEYTDAADFEGQDVVVVGGGTSAVGFLLELEKVAKHTVWVTRRPVDWVDQTELGVEMRVSAVDEQDAAAREGRALPSIVSGTGIPISRRHRAGIDRGVLVDRPVFTSIEKTGVRFADGSFEHADAIIWATGFRAELRHLAGLKLRTAQGGLVVERGASKSDDRLFFAGYGPQASTIGANRAGRIIARQVLLTLSTR, from the coding sequence ATGGTTCACGACGAGACGGCCCCTCCCGTCAGCGAGAGAACGCGCGTCGTGATCATCGGCGCGGGGCAGGCCGGGCTCTCGGTGGCCTATTTCCTCCAGCGCCTGGGCCTTAAGCAGGGCGACGACTTCGTGCTGCTCGACCGGGGGCCGTCGACGGGCGGCGCCTGGCAGTTCCGGTGGCGCTCGCTCCGCCTCGGGACGGCCCACCGTGTCAACGATCTGCCAGGAATGTCAGAGTTGGGTCTCAGCTTCGACACGGCCGACAAGACGGCTCCGGCCAAGGATGTCGTCGGCGACTACTACGACCGCTACGAGCGACACTTCGGGCTCCGGGTGCGGCGCCCCGTCGACGTCAGAGGGCTGCACGACCTCGGGCGCGACCTCGCCGTCCGCTATCTCGACGCCCGCGGCGAGTCGCACGAGATCGTCACCCAGGTCGTCGTCAATGCGACGGGCACGTGGGGCTCGCCGTTCCGCCCCTGGTATCCGGGGCGCGACGACTTCGAGGGCAGGCAGATCACCACCGCCGAGTACACCGACGCCGCGGACTTCGAGGGGCAGGACGTCGTCGTGGTCGGCGGGGGCACGAGCGCGGTGGGGTTCCTGCTCGAACTCGAGAAGGTCGCGAAGCACACCGTCTGGGTCACCCGGCGGCCGGTCGACTGGGTCGACCAGACCGAACTGGGTGTCGAGATGCGGGTCTCGGCGGTCGACGAGCAGGACGCCGCCGCCAGGGAGGGGCGCGCCCTGCCGAGCATCGTCAGCGGCACGGGCATCCCGATCAGCCGACGTCACCGGGCGGGCATCGACCGCGGCGTCCTCGTCGACCGCCCCGTCTTCACCTCGATCGAGAAGACCGGGGTGCGCTTCGCCGACGGATCCTTCGAGCACGCCGACGCGATCATCTGGGCCACCGGATTCCGAGCCGAGCTCCGCCACCTCGCCGGACTCAAACTGCGCACCGCGCAGGGCGGCCTCGTGGTCGAACGCGGCGCGTCGAAGTCCGACGACCGCCTGTTCTTCGCCGGCTACGGACCACAGGCGTCGACGATCGGCGCCAACCGGGCGGGTCGCATCATCGCGCGCCAGGTGCTCCTCACGCTCTCCACCCGCTGA
- the purD gene encoding phosphoribosylamine--glycine ligase: MRILVLGSGAREHAIVTALLRERDAAGEPVGHHIIAAPGNAGLAADVEVVSLDATNGRVVTEYALENDIELVVVGPEAPLVAGVADVLRAHSIPVFGPGKKAAALEGSKTFAKRIMDEARVPTGRAVRTGTLAEATASLDQFGAPYVVKADGLAAGKGVLVTDDRTAAIEHATYWLQHGSVLIEEYLDGQEVSLFLVSDGHTVVPLSPAQDFKRLLDGDAGPNTGGMGAYSPLPWLADRFGSESDFVEEVIETIALPTVRQLAKEGTPFIGLLYAGLILTEQGIRVIEFNARFGDPETQVVLPRLETPLSGLLLAAANGSLASHSAPTFSDEAAVTVVLASEGYPEAPITGRPLTGLDEAVQVPGVTIAHAATARGEHGLVATGGRVLSVVATGAGFAEARSRAYEALAKIDLEGAQYRHDIAERVAR, encoded by the coding sequence GTGCGAATCCTCGTCCTCGGTTCCGGTGCTCGCGAGCACGCCATCGTCACCGCCCTGCTGCGCGAACGCGACGCGGCGGGAGAGCCGGTGGGCCACCACATCATCGCGGCCCCGGGCAACGCGGGGCTGGCCGCCGACGTCGAGGTGGTGTCGCTGGACGCGACCAACGGGAGGGTCGTCACCGAGTACGCGCTCGAGAACGACATCGAGCTGGTCGTGGTCGGCCCGGAGGCCCCGCTCGTCGCGGGCGTCGCCGACGTCCTGCGCGCCCACAGCATCCCCGTGTTCGGCCCGGGCAAGAAGGCCGCGGCACTCGAGGGCTCGAAGACGTTCGCCAAGCGGATCATGGACGAGGCGCGGGTCCCCACCGGCCGCGCCGTGCGCACCGGCACGCTGGCCGAGGCGACCGCCTCCCTCGACCAGTTCGGCGCTCCCTACGTGGTGAAGGCCGACGGTCTGGCCGCCGGCAAGGGCGTCCTCGTGACCGACGACCGCACCGCCGCGATCGAGCACGCCACGTACTGGCTGCAGCACGGCTCCGTGCTCATCGAGGAGTACCTCGACGGGCAGGAGGTCTCGCTCTTCCTCGTCTCCGACGGTCACACCGTCGTGCCGCTCAGCCCGGCCCAGGACTTCAAGCGCCTCCTCGACGGCGACGCCGGCCCGAACACGGGCGGCATGGGCGCCTATTCGCCGCTGCCCTGGCTGGCCGACCGCTTCGGCAGCGAGTCGGACTTCGTCGAAGAGGTCATCGAGACCATCGCCCTGCCCACCGTGCGCCAGCTCGCGAAGGAGGGCACGCCGTTCATCGGCCTCCTCTACGCCGGCCTCATCCTCACCGAGCAGGGCATCCGCGTGATCGAGTTCAATGCCCGCTTCGGCGACCCCGAGACCCAGGTGGTCCTGCCGCGTCTCGAGACGCCCCTCTCGGGGCTCCTGCTGGCCGCGGCCAACGGCTCGCTCGCCTCCCACTCGGCGCCGACGTTCTCCGACGAGGCCGCCGTCACGGTGGTCCTCGCCAGCGAGGGCTACCCCGAGGCGCCGATCACCGGCCGGCCCCTCACCGGCCTCGACGAGGCCGTCCAGGTGCCCGGCGTCACGATCGCGCACGCCGCCACCGCGCGCGGCGAGCACGGCCTCGTCGCCACGGGCGGCCGGGTCCTGAGCGTCGTCGCCACGGGCGCCGGATTCGCCGAGGCGCGCTCCCGGGCCTACGAGGCCCTCGCGAAGATCGACCTCGAGGGCGCGCAGTACCGCCACGACATCGCCGAGCGGGTCGCACGATGA
- the purF gene encoding amidophosphoribosyltransferase, giving the protein MCGIVGLVAHEPANQLVYDALLLLQHRGQDSTGIATAEGSIFHSHKTRGQVREAFRTRDMRALLGNMGLGHVRYATKGAASNEQEAQPFYVNAPYGITLIHNGNLTNTRELTSELFHIDRRHLNTNSDTELLVNVLAHELQEQVNGHELDPEQVFAAVTRVHDRVQGSYAAIAMIAGHGLLAFRDPFGIRPLIMGRRPAENGSGRMEWIVASESLVLESAGYEIVRDIAPGEAVFIALDGEMVSKQCHAAPRLVPCSFEYVYLARPDSVMNGISVYDARLRLGNRLADTIAKYAPTGDIDVVMPIPDSSRPAASQVAQKLGIEYREGFYKNRYVGRTFIMPGQAERKRSVRQKLNAMGTEFKGKNILIVDDSIVRGTTSREIVEMARAAGANKVTFTSAAPPVRFPHVYGINMPTRQELIAHDRKIPEIAQVLGADHLIYQEVEDMRSAITEGSSVTDLEMSCFTGDYVTGDVSPEYLSWVEATQLS; this is encoded by the coding sequence ATGTGCGGCATCGTCGGTCTCGTCGCGCACGAGCCAGCCAATCAACTCGTCTACGACGCACTTCTCCTTCTTCAGCACCGGGGTCAGGACTCGACCGGCATCGCCACCGCCGAGGGCAGCATCTTCCACTCGCACAAGACGCGCGGGCAGGTCCGCGAGGCGTTCCGCACGCGCGACATGAGGGCGCTCCTGGGCAACATGGGCCTCGGCCATGTGCGCTACGCGACCAAGGGCGCGGCTTCGAACGAGCAGGAGGCCCAGCCGTTCTACGTGAACGCGCCCTACGGCATCACGCTCATCCACAACGGCAACCTCACGAACACCCGCGAGCTCACCAGCGAGCTGTTCCACATCGACCGCCGCCACCTCAACACGAACAGCGACACCGAGCTGCTCGTCAACGTGCTCGCGCACGAGCTGCAAGAGCAGGTGAACGGCCACGAGCTCGACCCCGAGCAGGTCTTCGCCGCGGTGACCCGCGTGCACGACCGCGTGCAGGGCTCGTACGCCGCGATCGCGATGATCGCCGGGCACGGGCTCCTCGCCTTCCGCGACCCGTTCGGCATCCGCCCGCTGATCATGGGCCGCCGCCCGGCCGAGAACGGCTCGGGTCGCATGGAGTGGATCGTCGCCAGCGAGAGCCTCGTGCTCGAGTCCGCCGGCTACGAGATCGTCCGCGACATCGCGCCCGGCGAGGCCGTCTTCATCGCCCTCGACGGCGAGATGGTCTCGAAGCAGTGCCACGCTGCTCCGCGCCTCGTGCCCTGCTCGTTCGAGTACGTCTACCTCGCCCGGCCCGACTCGGTGATGAACGGCATCTCGGTCTACGACGCCCGCCTGCGCCTGGGCAACCGCCTCGCCGACACCATCGCGAAGTACGCCCCGACCGGCGACATCGACGTGGTCATGCCGATCCCCGACTCGTCGCGCCCGGCCGCGTCGCAGGTCGCCCAGAAGCTCGGCATCGAGTACCGCGAGGGCTTCTACAAGAACCGCTACGTCGGCCGGACCTTCATCATGCCCGGCCAGGCCGAGCGCAAGCGCTCGGTGCGGCAGAAGCTCAACGCGATGGGCACCGAGTTCAAGGGCAAGAACATCCTCATCGTCGACGACTCCATCGTCCGCGGCACGACCTCGCGCGAGATCGTCGAGATGGCTCGGGCAGCAGGAGCCAATAAGGTCACCTTCACGAGCGCCGCCCCGCCCGTCCGGTTCCCCCACGTCTACGGCATCAACATGCCGACGCGGCAGGAGCTCATCGCCCACGACCGCAAGATCCCCGAGATCGCGCAGGTGCTCGGCGCCGACCACCTCATCTACCAGGAGGTCGAGGACATGCGCTCGGCCATCACCGAGGGGTCGAGCGTCACCGACCTCGAGATGAGCTGCTTCACCGGCGACTACGTGACCGGCGACGTGAGCCCCGAGTACCTCTCCTGGGTCGAGGCGACGCAGCTCAGCTGA
- a CDS encoding ABC transporter ATP-binding protein, with amino-acid sequence MLDAPPPDPATRLPAPAPLGRPSALSIRGLYKRFGDKIAVDGIDLDVPAGSFFGLVGPNGAGKTTTLSMATGLLRPDAGRLSILGVDVWSDPTAAKALVGVLSDGIALFDRLSGEQLVTYHGLLNGMDRETVAQRTRDLLELLDMTEAAGKLVVDYSAGMTKKIALATALVHAPRLLVLDEPFESVDPVSAANIRDILQGYVENGGTVIVSSHAMDLVQRMCDHVAIIAAGRVLAAGTVDDVRRGQDLEDVFVDLVGGRHHSRGPSWLRTF; translated from the coding sequence ATGCTCGATGCGCCGCCACCCGACCCCGCGACGCGGTTGCCGGCTCCTGCGCCCCTCGGCCGCCCCTCGGCGCTGTCGATCCGCGGCCTCTACAAGCGCTTCGGCGACAAGATCGCCGTCGACGGAATCGACCTCGACGTGCCCGCGGGCTCGTTCTTCGGCCTCGTGGGCCCCAACGGCGCGGGCAAGACGACCACTCTCTCGATGGCGACGGGATTACTGCGGCCCGATGCCGGCCGGCTGAGCATCCTCGGCGTCGACGTGTGGTCGGACCCGACGGCCGCGAAGGCCCTCGTGGGAGTGCTGAGCGACGGCATCGCGCTGTTCGACCGGCTGAGCGGCGAGCAGCTCGTGACGTACCACGGACTCCTCAACGGCATGGACCGCGAGACGGTGGCCCAGCGCACCCGCGATCTGCTCGAGCTGCTGGACATGACGGAGGCGGCCGGCAAGCTCGTCGTCGACTACTCCGCCGGCATGACGAAGAAGATCGCCCTCGCGACCGCCCTCGTGCACGCCCCGCGGCTGCTGGTGCTCGACGAGCCGTTCGAGTCGGTCGACCCGGTCTCGGCCGCGAACATCCGCGACATCCTCCAGGGCTACGTCGAGAACGGCGGCACGGTGATCGTGTCGAGCCACGCGATGGACCTCGTGCAGCGCATGTGCGACCACGTGGCGATCATCGCCGCCGGTCGCGTGCTGGCCGCGGGCACGGTCGACGACGTCCGGCGAGGGCAAGACCTGGAAGACGTCTTCGTCGACCTCGTCGGCGGCCGACACCACAGCCGGGGGCCGTCGTGGTTGCGCACCTTCTGA
- a CDS encoding transporter, which translates to MRNTIARSPWQLVAVIVGAVYGFGILLAIAAGMVILNSASAHFIRTIEVLAGSATIAGWVVVPLLTSGIDSTLSVARLKVFPLAPDRLLVALAVCGMLGVPGAVTLLAGLTTAISWAHHPGAAIVALFTSTLGVITCVCASRMVESLNTGLAAHRRYREIGGVLILIPLLLLGPIITVLSRGLTNASRTLPAVAKGLSWSPLGAAWSVPAEVSTGHPLTALAKLAIALATLAAVVLIWRRSLAIALVTTQQPASKTVQAGAIGLFRRFPATPTGAIAARSLTYWMRDPRYSRQLILIPIFPILLYVNSRTTHLEGLIAASGPIVAVLVSLTIFADLSYDSTAFAAHVSAGVRGTADRAGRVIAVASFAVPIVIGITIGSVALMGTWEALPGVLGLSLGILLSGFGLSSVSSARIVLPVPSPGDSPFAAKTGAGFTTAVTTFATWGLLALLSLPEIVLASVSGALQSLPLGWVTLVVGLGLGASLLAAGVRIGGRELEARGPELLARLRVQQ; encoded by the coding sequence ATGCGCAACACCATCGCGCGGAGCCCCTGGCAGCTCGTCGCGGTGATCGTCGGCGCCGTGTACGGTTTCGGGATCCTGCTCGCCATCGCCGCCGGAATGGTGATCCTCAACTCGGCCTCGGCGCACTTCATCCGCACGATCGAGGTGCTCGCAGGATCAGCGACTATCGCCGGCTGGGTGGTCGTTCCGCTCCTCACGAGCGGCATCGACTCGACGCTGAGCGTCGCGCGGCTCAAGGTGTTCCCGCTGGCACCCGACCGGCTGCTGGTCGCCCTCGCGGTGTGCGGCATGCTCGGCGTGCCGGGCGCCGTGACCCTGCTGGCCGGGCTCACCACCGCGATCTCCTGGGCGCACCACCCCGGCGCCGCGATCGTCGCACTGTTCACGTCGACGCTCGGCGTGATCACCTGCGTCTGCGCGTCGCGCATGGTCGAGTCGCTCAACACCGGGCTGGCCGCGCATCGGAGGTACCGGGAGATCGGCGGCGTGCTGATCCTGATCCCGCTGCTTCTGCTCGGGCCGATCATCACGGTGCTGAGCCGCGGCCTGACGAATGCCAGCCGCACCCTGCCCGCCGTCGCCAAGGGCCTCTCGTGGTCGCCGCTCGGCGCCGCGTGGTCGGTGCCCGCCGAAGTGTCCACCGGGCACCCGCTGACGGCCCTGGCCAAGCTCGCGATCGCGCTCGCCACCCTCGCCGCAGTGGTCCTCATCTGGCGCAGGAGCCTGGCCATCGCGCTCGTGACGACCCAGCAGCCGGCGTCGAAGACCGTTCAGGCGGGGGCGATCGGGCTCTTCCGCCGCTTCCCGGCGACACCGACCGGGGCGATCGCGGCGCGCTCGCTGACCTACTGGATGCGCGATCCGCGGTACAGCCGGCAGCTGATCCTCATCCCGATCTTCCCGATCCTGCTCTACGTCAACAGCCGGACCACGCACCTCGAGGGCCTGATCGCGGCGTCCGGCCCGATCGTCGCCGTGCTCGTGTCGCTGACGATCTTCGCCGACCTCTCGTACGACTCGACGGCCTTCGCCGCGCACGTGTCGGCGGGCGTGCGCGGCACGGCCGATCGGGCCGGGCGCGTCATCGCCGTCGCCTCGTTCGCGGTGCCGATCGTCATCGGCATCACGATCGGGTCGGTCGCCCTGATGGGCACCTGGGAGGCGCTGCCGGGGGTGCTCGGGCTGTCGCTCGGGATCCTGCTCTCGGGGTTCGGGCTGTCGAGCGTCTCGTCGGCCCGGATCGTCCTGCCGGTCCCGTCGCCCGGCGACAGCCCGTTCGCCGCGAAGACCGGGGCGGGGTTCACCACGGCCGTCACGACGTTCGCGACCTGGGGGCTGCTGGCCCTCCTCTCGCTGCCCGAGATCGTGCTGGCGAGCGTCTCGGGCGCGCTGCAGAGTCTGCCGCTCGGCTGGGTCACGCTCGTCGTCGGTCTCGGCCTCGGTGCGTCCCTGCTCGCGGCCGGCGTGAGGATCGGCGGGCGCGAGCTCGAGGCGCGCGGGCCCGAGCTGCTGGCCCGGCTGCGCGTGCAGCAGTAG
- a CDS encoding sterol carrier family protein, with amino-acid sequence MARARIDAHAGAAAVRTVLDAADSAGGEAAPRPTIATAVRYLLQLLGDREPGATVEVRVPPFGAVQFMEGLSHTRGTPPNVIETDASTFVALAAGRLSWAEARDQALVAASGSRADISAYLPIAWEA; translated from the coding sequence ATGGCCAGGGCGAGAATCGACGCGCACGCGGGGGCCGCCGCCGTGCGGACGGTGCTCGACGCGGCGGATTCGGCCGGCGGCGAGGCCGCGCCGCGACCGACGATCGCCACGGCCGTGAGGTATCTGCTGCAGCTCCTGGGCGACCGGGAGCCCGGTGCCACGGTCGAGGTGCGCGTGCCCCCCTTCGGTGCCGTGCAGTTCATGGAGGGGCTCAGCCACACCCGCGGCACCCCGCCGAACGTGATCGAGACCGACGCCTCCACCTTCGTCGCCCTCGCGGCCGGCCGCCTGAGCTGGGCCGAGGCCCGCGATCAGGCCCTGGTGGCCGCCTCGGGCTCCCGTGCCGACATCAGCGCCTACCTTCCGATCGCCTGGGAGGCGTGA
- a CDS encoding Ig-like domain-containing protein, with the protein MHIRRTSAAIVVSAAALALVVPGAAQAASPQSAVARPAAATTAATPFTARIASVQHSTGRIVVVGTGRPGAVVSVSGATLNAGATVAVKADGSWRAVVTAPHGEHSITVSQGAAGRSITLTAIVDIRLPMTMQAIALPWDREVVVAGDDAEPGATVVVSVDGVVVARTKAKADGSWFTVAEGLAFGTHRVSVVQRFDGTQNGGAETTVDLDGSPTLDTPVVDVRSQTISLSGTAPEGTTIELRDPSGVPIETLAGETEIPVDDYAWHTTIRIPGGDYRQYGITAVTRFDGADAGSARNSALIPITLRAEVTKYTAKKVVITGRGEPGAVVSFTDANGAVVRDADGAAVIAQVERGDFTRTLDPRLVSGRTLALTQTLNGKFVGEATVTF; encoded by the coding sequence ATGCACATCCGCCGTACCTCCGCTGCGATCGTCGTCTCGGCCGCCGCCCTGGCCCTCGTCGTGCCGGGTGCCGCGCAGGCAGCGTCGCCGCAATCGGCCGTCGCCCGGCCGGCCGCCGCGACCACGGCCGCGACGCCCTTCACCGCCAGAATCGCCTCCGTGCAGCACTCCACGGGCCGCATCGTCGTGGTCGGAACCGGTCGGCCGGGCGCCGTCGTCTCCGTATCGGGCGCGACGCTCAACGCGGGCGCAACGGTCGCCGTGAAGGCCGACGGGTCCTGGCGCGCCGTCGTCACGGCGCCGCACGGCGAGCACAGCATCACGGTGTCGCAGGGCGCAGCAGGCCGCTCGATCACGCTGACGGCGATCGTCGACATCCGGCTGCCGATGACGATGCAGGCGATCGCTCTGCCCTGGGATCGTGAGGTCGTCGTCGCGGGTGACGACGCCGAGCCGGGTGCGACCGTGGTCGTCTCCGTCGACGGCGTCGTCGTGGCGCGCACGAAGGCGAAGGCCGACGGTTCGTGGTTCACGGTCGCCGAGGGGCTCGCTTTCGGCACGCACCGGGTGAGCGTCGTGCAGAGGTTCGACGGCACGCAGAACGGCGGTGCCGAGACCACCGTCGACCTCGATGGCTCGCCCACCCTCGACACACCCGTGGTCGACGTCCGTTCACAGACGATCTCGCTCTCCGGCACCGCACCCGAGGGCACCACGATCGAGCTGCGCGACCCGTCGGGCGTTCCCATCGAGACCCTCGCCGGCGAGACCGAGATCCCCGTCGACGACTACGCGTGGCACACGACGATCCGCATCCCCGGCGGCGACTACCGCCAGTACGGCATCACGGCGGTCACGAGGTTCGACGGCGCCGACGCGGGGTCCGCGAGGAACTCCGCCCTCATCCCGATCACGCTTCGCGCCGAGGTGACGAAGTACACCGCCAAGAAGGTCGTCATCACCGGCAGGGGAGAGCCGGGCGCGGTGGTCTCGTTCACCGACGCGAACGGCGCCGTCGTCCGCGACGCCGACGGGGCGGCGGTGATCGCGCAGGTCGAGCGCGGCGACTTCACGCGCACCCTCGACCCGCGGTTGGTCTCCGGGCGCACGCTCGCGCTGACGCAGACGCTGAATGGGAAGTTCGTCGGCGAAGCGACCGTCACCTTCTGA